The nucleotide window GAACTGGCGGGTATCAAACAACGGGGTCTGCAGCAGTTGCGCCTGCAAGCGCACCCTCAACGCACTCAGCTCATCCGGGTGCTGTGCCAGACGCAAGATACAGTGTTCGTACTCTTCGGGTGTGTGGGTAATCAGCTCGGACAGGCCCACATTGACCAAGAGCGATGCGGCCACGCGACTGGCGAAGGTCTCTCCCATCATCGTGACCAGTGGCACGCCGGCCCACAGAGCATCGCTCCCCGTGGTGTGGGATCCGTAAGGGAAAGTATCCAACGCGAGATCGGCCAGACCGATCCGGCCCATGTGCTCTGCCAACGTCCGTTTGGGGGCGAAGACGATGCGTGATGCATCGACCCCCCGCTGGTGTGCCTCTTCCAGCAGGTTGTCCTTGGCGGCCTCAGGCGGCTCAAGCAGCCAGAGCTGGCTGCCGTCAATCTTCTTCAGCAACGCACACCAAATATCAAACGTCGCCGGACCAAGCTTGAACGGCTGATTGAACGAGCACATGACAAAAGCATCGGACGCGAGACCCTCTGCCTCGCGCGAACTCGTCAGACCATTGGCGCGCTTGTTGTCATTAGGTTGATAACAATGGGGCAGATTGACGACCTTTTCTGAGTACTGACCCGCGTGCTCAGGCGGCGTCACCACGGCATCACCGAACAAGTAGTCCGCAAAAGCCGTACCCGTGGTACCGGGATAGCCAAGCCAAGTAACCTGGATGGGCGCACAGCGCTTGTAGCTCAGCCCATCTATCCGGCTATAAGCCGTATGTCCGTTCAACTCGACCAGGATATGCAAGCGATGCGTACGGATCAGCGCTTGCAGCTCATCGTCGGCCAGCGCCCTCACATCATGAAAGTGTTCGAACGCCGCCTCGATACGCTGACGATCCGCCCCATCTCGCTTGGGCCCAGTGGCATAACCGAATACTTCAAACTTGCTCCGATCGTGACACTCCAGCGCACCAACCAGCAGATGGCTGACCGGATGTGTACCGAAATCCGACGAAAGATAGCCAATTCTCAAGCGCTCGCCTTCTCCTCCCGGAGGCAGCAACATCTCACTCTCCAACGGGGCCTCCCGGGCTGCCTGGGAGCGCTGCAAGGTGGCTTGGTACAGATCGTGGCGCGAGAACTCTCGGAGACCACACAGAGCAAACACCATACCGCCATGCTTGCCCTCATCCACAATCAATCGATGAGCATGTGCAATACGTGCATCCAGGTCCTCCCAGTCATACATTTCCATCGCGGCGTGGACCAGCATGGAGGCCGCATAAGCATCGTCAGGCGCCAAGCGTACCAACTCTGAATAGCAATAGACGGCCTCGGGATGGAGCTTCAGGGCACGATGGGCGTCCGCAAAGCCCGCCATCGCGCGTTTGTCATCCGGGCTGACCGCCAGCACGGCAGCGAACTCCAGTCTCGCCTCGGTGGGGCAGTCATCGTAGAGATAGACCTGACCCAACCCAGTCCGTGCACGGATCGAATCCGGCTCCAGCAACAGCGCATCCATGAAGGCCTGCTTGGCTTCCTTGGCCTTACCCGAACGCAACCACGCAATACCCAGGTTGATATAAACCTCGGGAAGCCGGCACCCCGCCGCCAACAGTTGCTGGAGCGTCTCTGCCCCGGCGTGGATCTGACCGCACTCAACCTGTGCTGCCCCTAACTGGCGAAGGAGATCCTGGTCCATTCCGGTGAACTGCAAAGTGCGCTGTATCAGGGGTAGTGCTTCTTCAAAGCGCTCCAACCCCATCAGTGCGGCGCACAGGGCGCGTCTGGCCAGAAGGCTGTCCGGGTGTCGACGCAAATGGGCCCGTGCCAACGGCTCCAACTGGGCGAACTGTCGGCTGTTGCACAAGTCAACCAGCTTCCTTGCCGGGTCACTCGCGGACTTGGACTTGGTGTTTTTATTCATGACAGTAGATGGTCCGGAGCGAGGCCGCGATGATGGCGATCCATCATGCGCCTATAAAGTTGTTCGAGATCTCTGGCAAAACCTGCTGTATCAAACAGCGGCGTCTTGTCACGGTTACGGCGCAACTTCTGTCTGATCCGCTTTAGGCGCACAGGGTCGGAGGCCAGATGGATCGCCAGGGCCTCGTAGTCCGCTTGGCTAGTCACGGCCAGTTCGGGCACGCCGATGGCCCGCAAAAGGCTTGCTGCCACACGGCTGGCAAACGTCGTCCCCATCAGGCTGACCAAGGGAACACCCATCCAGAGTGCATCGCTACCGGTGGTGTGCGATCCATAGGGAAACGTGTCCAGTGCAATATCGGCAAGGGCCAGTCTGGCCAGATGTTCATCTGCCGGTACGCGGCGAGCGAAAATCAGGCGCTCCGATCCGATACCGCGACGGGAAAATTCCTCCTGCAGATTTGCCTGAGGAATGTCTCCAGCGTTGAGCAGCCATATCACAGAACCAGGTACTGCCTTCATGATCCGGCACCACGCATCCAGCATGGTGGGCAAAATCTTGTAGTAGTTATTGAATGAGCAGAAAACGATGCCTGATGCTGGCAAGCCAGCACGTTGCCGGCTTCTGAGGCGTTGGCTCGGGCGGCCATCATCGTTGGGCTGATAGCAATGCGGCATCAGCGCCAGTTTCTCGGAGTAGTCATCGGCCATTGCCAGTG belongs to Chitinimonas sp. BJYL2 and includes:
- a CDS encoding tetratricopeptide repeat protein, whose amino-acid sequence is MDQDLLRQLGAAQVECGQIHAGAETLQQLLAAGCRLPEVYINLGIAWLRSGKAKEAKQAFMDALLLEPDSIRARTGLGQVYLYDDCPTEARLEFAAVLAVSPDDKRAMAGFADAHRALKLHPEAVYCYSELVRLAPDDAYAASMLVHAAMEMYDWEDLDARIAHAHRLIVDEGKHGGMVFALCGLREFSRHDLYQATLQRSQAAREAPLESEMLLPPGGEGERLRIGYLSSDFGTHPVSHLLVGALECHDRSKFEVFGYATGPKRDGADRQRIEAAFEHFHDVRALADDELQALIRTHRLHILVELNGHTAYSRIDGLSYKRCAPIQVTWLGYPGTTGTAFADYLFGDAVVTPPEHAGQYSEKVVNLPHCYQPNDNKRANGLTSSREAEGLASDAFVMCSFNQPFKLGPATFDIWCALLKKIDGSQLWLLEPPEAAKDNLLEEAHQRGVDASRIVFAPKRTLAEHMGRIGLADLALDTFPYGSHTTGSDALWAGVPLVTMMGETFASRVAASLLVNVGLSELITHTPEEYEHCILRLAQHPDELSALRVRLQAQLLQTPLFDTRQFTRDLEAVYTQLWRHQVSKQNKGDES